A region of Halictus rubicundus isolate RS-2024b chromosome 17, iyHalRubi1_principal, whole genome shotgun sequence DNA encodes the following proteins:
- the LOC143362589 gene encoding F-BAR domain only protein 2 isoform X2, whose translation MTVDFADYFWGEKNNGFDVLYHNMKHGVVASKELADFLKERSAIEENNYKLLTKVAKQVGSTGNTQGTFAPVWAALRGAAEKLACLHLQMAQKVTELIKDVSKYADELHKKHKAVKEEESSTLEVVQSIQSITVTLQKAKDMRMQKGLELEKLKKDNASQKELEKAEIKFKKAQDDYKTLVDKYMAIRNDFQTKMTQACRRFQDVEETHLKHMKEFLNIYADVLQTNHEQVGQVHIDFKRQCLDMTVDKLLEQFVQSKYTGFEKPDIIEYEEVMTNLGDMTTHSQSEGNVETPKETSKGANGETGVAGNTHSSKKDQGLKEGGNQVDEEKGRVQEKENERLNERDRELSHAQATKASRRTTSLLNLFMSNSQDKQKQAGSGSAPATPQGNNLPPAVPPPSISRNPLRGSKWFLRSRREKRKGKKAKKKKDVVETSSNKEEKDDKEDSRKSETPTPEVDEDGFCIRPKSDPWENEKGFYSSSDTDSEDERERKIRVEIKPLSNGGAPMSASVDELRATVENLSLSPAPTGRRGSNTDSDHHMKRSQSVSQQLGGKPSSDLLGLNLFNPSSTPSSASTPTGSHPYAPLQSPPPLSSSPTPQPQPPQSAPPTHPHSRFPDGDLFSEVGDITPALPPKQSASSTPTGSIIIPRPPSRRGEGPSPRGRMSPATISRADSVASLEFRTAGVGVGSSRGPSPLTIGLADTIPLAVAFHEIVHSYFRGTDETRCQVKLSGDMMLSFPAGIVTVLANNPSPAKLTFRVRNSNRLEKLFPNIQLVSMDATQTTVDSTIFEFNMSALTTLLRKQAEQNPSASYFNVDILKYQIKCKEGAGSCPFQLVAYWKCEATHTDLKIDYKYNSRAMASPSPLLNLHVAAPIDGDFKSLNSKPQAQWLPETNRVLWKFTELSQYSEGHGVGSLKARVELEDGPGNQGTIFTQFNCEGTTLSGVEFELLGPGYRLSLVKRRFVSGKYICDGDSDPRTRYAAPPSNVD comes from the exons ATGACTGTGGATTTCGCCGACTACTTTTGG GGCGAAAAGAATAATGGATTTGACGTGTTATATCATAACATGAAGCATGGTGTAGTCGCGAGTAAAGAGTTGgctgattttttaaaagagcGATCAGCCATAGAAGAAAACAATTACAAGCTTCTGACTAAGGTAGCCAAGCAAGTTGGCAGTACTGGTAACACCCAAGGAACATTCGCACCCGTTTGGGCTGCTCTGAGGGGTGCGGCAGAAAAACTTGCATGCCTGCACCTGCAGATGGCCCAGAAGGTCACGGAACTGATAAAGGATGTATCAAAATATGCAGATGAATTACACAAAAAGCACAAGGCT GTAAAAGAGGAGGAGTCATCTACCTTGGAAGTTGTGCAAAGTATACAAAGCATTACAGTGACCTTGCAGAAAGCAAAAGACATGCGTATGCAGAAGGGTCTAGAAttggaaaaattaaagaaaGATAATGCCAGTCAGAAAGAATTGGAGAAAGCAGAGATCAAGTTCAAAAAAGCACAGGATGATTATAAAACATTGGTAGACAAATATATGGCTATCAGGAACGATTTTCAGACCAAAATGACTCAAGCTTGCAGG AGATTCCAGGATGTGGAGGAAACGCATCTAAAACATATGAAGGAGTTTTTAAATATCTATGCAGATGTCCTGCAGACAAATCACGAACAAGTTGGTCAAGTCCACATTGATTTCAAGCGTCAGTGTCTAGACATGACGGTGGATAAGTTACTGGAACAGTTTGTTCAAAGCAAATACACAGGTTTTGAGAAACCAG ATATAATCGAGTACGAAGAAGTCATGACAAATTTAGGGGACATGACCACTCATTCTCAATCAGAGGGTAATGTTGAGACACCTAAGGAAACATCAAAAGGAGCCAATGGAGAAACAGGAGTCGCTGGTAACACTCACAGTTCAAAAAAAGATCAGGGATTAAAAGAGGGGGGTAATCAGGTGGATGAGGAAAAGGGGAGGgtacaagaaaaagaaaatgaaagactGAATGAAAGGGATAGAGAACTGTCACATGCACAAGCCACCAAGGCTTCCCGCCGTACTACCTCGCTACTCAACCTGTTCATGTCCAACTCCCAGG ACAAACAGAAGCAAGCAGGGTCTGGTTCGGCACCTGCAACTCCCCAGGGGAACAACCTGCCTCCTGCTGTTCCACCTCCCAGCATCTCCAGGAACCCTCTCAGAGGATCTAAAT GGTTCCTTCGCAGCAGGAGAGAAAAGCGGAAGGGAAAGAAagcgaaaaagaagaaggatgTCGTGGAGACGAGCAGCAACAAAGAAGAAAA GGACGACAAGGAGGACAGCAGAAAATCCGAGACGCCGACACCGGAAGTCGACGAGGATGGTTTCTGCATCAGACCAAAATCAGACCCGTGGGAGAACGAGAAGGGATTCTACTCCAGCTCGGACACCGACTCCGAGGatgagagggagaggaagatcAGGGTGGAAATTAAACCGCTTAGCAATGGCGGTGCACCTATGAGCGCCAGCGTCGACGAGCTGAGGGCAACTGTGGAAAATTTATCGTTGTCGCCTGCGCCGACG GGacgtagaggatcgaataccGACTCAGATCACCATATGAAAAGGTCTCAGTCAGTGTCACAACAATTAGGAGGTAAGCCAAGCTCAGATTTACTTGGCCTAAACTTGTTCAATCCCAGCAGTACGCCATCGAGCGCCTCGACGCCGACCGGCAGTCATCCGTACGCGCCATTGCAAAGCCCTCCGCCACTGTCTTCGTCGCCGACGCCTCAACCGCAGCCGCCGCAATCCGCACCACCCACACACCCTCACTCACGGTTCCCCG ATGGCGACCTGTTCTCGGAAGTGGGAGACATCACTCCGGCCTTACCTCCCAAGCAATCCGCTTCTTCCACTCCGACAGGATCTATTATCATTCCCAGACCGCCGTCCCGAAGAGGGGAGGGTCCTTCTCCTCGGGGTAGGATGTCGCCGGCGACGATATCCAGAGCGGACAGCGTGGCCAGCTTGGAGTTTCGCACAGCCGGCGTCGGAGTCGGCTCCTCGAGGGGACCCTCCCCATTGACAATCGGATTAGCGGATACCATTCCTCTGGCGGTGGCCTTTCACGAGATCGTACACTCTTACTTTCGGGGTACCGACGAGACCCGATGTCAGGTGAAGCTTAGCGGCGACATGATGCTCTCGTTTCCCGCCGGCATCGTCACCGTGCTGGCGAACAATCCCAGCCCCGCGAAGCTCACCTTTCGCGTGAGGAACAGTAACAGattggaaaaattgtttcctaACATACAGCTGGTCAGCAT GGACGCCACGCAGACGACCGTTGACAGTACAATTTTCGAATTCAACATGAGTGCCTTAACTACATTGTTACGTAAACAGGCTGAACAAAATCCCTCGGCTTCTTATTTTAACGTCGACATACTCAAATATCAAATCAAATGCAAGGAAGGCGCGGGCTCATGTCCTTTCCAGTTGGTAGCGTACTGGAAGTGCGAAGCAACTCACACGGATCTCAAG ATCGATTACAAATACAACAGCCGTGCTATGGCCTCGCCGAGTCCCCTGCTGAACCTCCACGTTGCAGCGCCCATAGACGGAGATTTCAAGTCCTTGAACAGCAAGCCCCAAGCTCAATGGCTGCCAGAGACGAACAGAGTGCTGTGGAAGTTCACGGAACTGTCCCAGTACAGCGAGGGTCACGGCGTGGGCTCCTTGAAGGCGAGAGTCGAACTCGAAGACGGTCCGGGGAACCAGGGAACGATATTCACTCAGTTCAATTGCGAAGGGACCACATTGTCCGGCGTCGAGTTCGAACTTCTGGGCCCGGGCTATAGATTAAGTTTAGTCAAGCGCAGATTCGTTTCCG GGAAGTACATATGCGATGGAGATTCCGACCCAAGAACCAGATACGCCGCGCCCCCATCGAACGTAGATTGA
- the LOC143362589 gene encoding F-BAR domain only protein 2 isoform X5 → MTVDFADYFWGEKNNGFDVLYHNMKHGVVASKELADFLKERSAIEENNYKLLTKVAKQVGSTGNTQGTFAPVWAALRGAAEKLACLHLQMAQKVTELIKDVSKYADELHKKHKAVKEEESSTLEVVQSIQSITVTLQKAKDMRMQKGLELEKLKKDNASQKELEKAEIKFKKAQDDYKTLVDKYMAIRNDFQTKMTQACRRFQDVEETHLKHMKEFLNIYADVLQTNHEQVGQVHIDFKRQCLDMTVDKLLEQFVQSKYTGFEKPDIIEYEEVMTNLGDMTTHSQSEGNVETPKETSKGANGETGVAGFLRSRREKRKGKKAKKKKDVVETSSNKEEKSDLDDKEDSRKSETPTPEVDEDGFCIRPKSDPWENEKGFYSSSDTDSEDERERKIRVEIKPLSNGGAPMSASVDELRATVENLSLSPAPTGRRGSNTDSDHHMKRSQSVSQQLGGKPSSDLLGLNLFNPSSTPSSASTPTGSHPYAPLQSPPPLSSSPTPQPQPPQSAPPTHPHSRFPDGDLFSEVGDITPALPPKQSASSTPTGSIIIPRPPSRRGEGPSPRGRMSPATISRADSVASLEFRTAGVGVGSSRGPSPLTIGLADTIPLAVAFHEIVHSYFRGTDETRCQVKLSGDMMLSFPAGIVTVLANNPSPAKLTFRVRNSNRLEKLFPNIQLVSMDATQTTVDSTIFEFNMSALTTLLRKQAEQNPSASYFNVDILKYQIKCKEGAGSCPFQLVAYWKCEATHTDLKIDYKYNSRAMASPSPLLNLHVAAPIDGDFKSLNSKPQAQWLPETNRVLWKFTELSQYSEGHGVGSLKARVELEDGPGNQGTIFTQFNCEGTTLSGVEFELLGPGYRLSLVKRRFVSGKYICDGDSDPRTRYAAPPSNVD, encoded by the exons ATGACTGTGGATTTCGCCGACTACTTTTGG GGCGAAAAGAATAATGGATTTGACGTGTTATATCATAACATGAAGCATGGTGTAGTCGCGAGTAAAGAGTTGgctgattttttaaaagagcGATCAGCCATAGAAGAAAACAATTACAAGCTTCTGACTAAGGTAGCCAAGCAAGTTGGCAGTACTGGTAACACCCAAGGAACATTCGCACCCGTTTGGGCTGCTCTGAGGGGTGCGGCAGAAAAACTTGCATGCCTGCACCTGCAGATGGCCCAGAAGGTCACGGAACTGATAAAGGATGTATCAAAATATGCAGATGAATTACACAAAAAGCACAAGGCT GTAAAAGAGGAGGAGTCATCTACCTTGGAAGTTGTGCAAAGTATACAAAGCATTACAGTGACCTTGCAGAAAGCAAAAGACATGCGTATGCAGAAGGGTCTAGAAttggaaaaattaaagaaaGATAATGCCAGTCAGAAAGAATTGGAGAAAGCAGAGATCAAGTTCAAAAAAGCACAGGATGATTATAAAACATTGGTAGACAAATATATGGCTATCAGGAACGATTTTCAGACCAAAATGACTCAAGCTTGCAGG AGATTCCAGGATGTGGAGGAAACGCATCTAAAACATATGAAGGAGTTTTTAAATATCTATGCAGATGTCCTGCAGACAAATCACGAACAAGTTGGTCAAGTCCACATTGATTTCAAGCGTCAGTGTCTAGACATGACGGTGGATAAGTTACTGGAACAGTTTGTTCAAAGCAAATACACAGGTTTTGAGAAACCAG ATATAATCGAGTACGAAGAAGTCATGACAAATTTAGGGGACATGACCACTCATTCTCAATCAGAGGGTAATGTTGAGACACCTAAGGAAACATCAAAAGGAGCCAATGGAGAAACAGGAGTCGCTG GGTTCCTTCGCAGCAGGAGAGAAAAGCGGAAGGGAAAGAAagcgaaaaagaagaaggatgTCGTGGAGACGAGCAGCAACAAAGAAGAAAAGTCTGACCT GGACGACAAGGAGGACAGCAGAAAATCCGAGACGCCGACACCGGAAGTCGACGAGGATGGTTTCTGCATCAGACCAAAATCAGACCCGTGGGAGAACGAGAAGGGATTCTACTCCAGCTCGGACACCGACTCCGAGGatgagagggagaggaagatcAGGGTGGAAATTAAACCGCTTAGCAATGGCGGTGCACCTATGAGCGCCAGCGTCGACGAGCTGAGGGCAACTGTGGAAAATTTATCGTTGTCGCCTGCGCCGACG GGacgtagaggatcgaataccGACTCAGATCACCATATGAAAAGGTCTCAGTCAGTGTCACAACAATTAGGAGGTAAGCCAAGCTCAGATTTACTTGGCCTAAACTTGTTCAATCCCAGCAGTACGCCATCGAGCGCCTCGACGCCGACCGGCAGTCATCCGTACGCGCCATTGCAAAGCCCTCCGCCACTGTCTTCGTCGCCGACGCCTCAACCGCAGCCGCCGCAATCCGCACCACCCACACACCCTCACTCACGGTTCCCCG ATGGCGACCTGTTCTCGGAAGTGGGAGACATCACTCCGGCCTTACCTCCCAAGCAATCCGCTTCTTCCACTCCGACAGGATCTATTATCATTCCCAGACCGCCGTCCCGAAGAGGGGAGGGTCCTTCTCCTCGGGGTAGGATGTCGCCGGCGACGATATCCAGAGCGGACAGCGTGGCCAGCTTGGAGTTTCGCACAGCCGGCGTCGGAGTCGGCTCCTCGAGGGGACCCTCCCCATTGACAATCGGATTAGCGGATACCATTCCTCTGGCGGTGGCCTTTCACGAGATCGTACACTCTTACTTTCGGGGTACCGACGAGACCCGATGTCAGGTGAAGCTTAGCGGCGACATGATGCTCTCGTTTCCCGCCGGCATCGTCACCGTGCTGGCGAACAATCCCAGCCCCGCGAAGCTCACCTTTCGCGTGAGGAACAGTAACAGattggaaaaattgtttcctaACATACAGCTGGTCAGCAT GGACGCCACGCAGACGACCGTTGACAGTACAATTTTCGAATTCAACATGAGTGCCTTAACTACATTGTTACGTAAACAGGCTGAACAAAATCCCTCGGCTTCTTATTTTAACGTCGACATACTCAAATATCAAATCAAATGCAAGGAAGGCGCGGGCTCATGTCCTTTCCAGTTGGTAGCGTACTGGAAGTGCGAAGCAACTCACACGGATCTCAAG ATCGATTACAAATACAACAGCCGTGCTATGGCCTCGCCGAGTCCCCTGCTGAACCTCCACGTTGCAGCGCCCATAGACGGAGATTTCAAGTCCTTGAACAGCAAGCCCCAAGCTCAATGGCTGCCAGAGACGAACAGAGTGCTGTGGAAGTTCACGGAACTGTCCCAGTACAGCGAGGGTCACGGCGTGGGCTCCTTGAAGGCGAGAGTCGAACTCGAAGACGGTCCGGGGAACCAGGGAACGATATTCACTCAGTTCAATTGCGAAGGGACCACATTGTCCGGCGTCGAGTTCGAACTTCTGGGCCCGGGCTATAGATTAAGTTTAGTCAAGCGCAGATTCGTTTCCG GGAAGTACATATGCGATGGAGATTCCGACCCAAGAACCAGATACGCCGCGCCCCCATCGAACGTAGATTGA
- the LOC143362589 gene encoding F-BAR domain only protein 2 isoform X6, whose translation MTVDFADYFWGEKNNGFDVLYHNMKHGVVASKELADFLKERSAIEENNYKLLTKVAKQVGSTGNTQGTFAPVWAALRGAAEKLACLHLQMAQKVTELIKDVSKYADELHKKHKAVKEEESSTLEVVQSIQSITVTLQKAKDMRMQKGLELEKLKKDNASQKELEKAEIKFKKAQDDYKTLVDKYMAIRNDFQTKMTQACRRFQDVEETHLKHMKEFLNIYADVLQTNHEQVGQVHIDFKRQCLDMTVDKLLEQFVQSKYTGFEKPDIIEYEEVMTNLGDMTTHSQSEGNVETPKETSKGANGETGVAGFLRSRREKRKGKKAKKKKDVVETSSNKEEKDDKEDSRKSETPTPEVDEDGFCIRPKSDPWENEKGFYSSSDTDSEDERERKIRVEIKPLSNGGAPMSASVDELRATVENLSLSPAPTGRRGSNTDSDHHMKRSQSVSQQLGGKPSSDLLGLNLFNPSSTPSSASTPTGSHPYAPLQSPPPLSSSPTPQPQPPQSAPPTHPHSRFPDGDLFSEVGDITPALPPKQSASSTPTGSIIIPRPPSRRGEGPSPRGRMSPATISRADSVASLEFRTAGVGVGSSRGPSPLTIGLADTIPLAVAFHEIVHSYFRGTDETRCQVKLSGDMMLSFPAGIVTVLANNPSPAKLTFRVRNSNRLEKLFPNIQLVSMDATQTTVDSTIFEFNMSALTTLLRKQAEQNPSASYFNVDILKYQIKCKEGAGSCPFQLVAYWKCEATHTDLKIDYKYNSRAMASPSPLLNLHVAAPIDGDFKSLNSKPQAQWLPETNRVLWKFTELSQYSEGHGVGSLKARVELEDGPGNQGTIFTQFNCEGTTLSGVEFELLGPGYRLSLVKRRFVSGKYICDGDSDPRTRYAAPPSNVD comes from the exons ATGACTGTGGATTTCGCCGACTACTTTTGG GGCGAAAAGAATAATGGATTTGACGTGTTATATCATAACATGAAGCATGGTGTAGTCGCGAGTAAAGAGTTGgctgattttttaaaagagcGATCAGCCATAGAAGAAAACAATTACAAGCTTCTGACTAAGGTAGCCAAGCAAGTTGGCAGTACTGGTAACACCCAAGGAACATTCGCACCCGTTTGGGCTGCTCTGAGGGGTGCGGCAGAAAAACTTGCATGCCTGCACCTGCAGATGGCCCAGAAGGTCACGGAACTGATAAAGGATGTATCAAAATATGCAGATGAATTACACAAAAAGCACAAGGCT GTAAAAGAGGAGGAGTCATCTACCTTGGAAGTTGTGCAAAGTATACAAAGCATTACAGTGACCTTGCAGAAAGCAAAAGACATGCGTATGCAGAAGGGTCTAGAAttggaaaaattaaagaaaGATAATGCCAGTCAGAAAGAATTGGAGAAAGCAGAGATCAAGTTCAAAAAAGCACAGGATGATTATAAAACATTGGTAGACAAATATATGGCTATCAGGAACGATTTTCAGACCAAAATGACTCAAGCTTGCAGG AGATTCCAGGATGTGGAGGAAACGCATCTAAAACATATGAAGGAGTTTTTAAATATCTATGCAGATGTCCTGCAGACAAATCACGAACAAGTTGGTCAAGTCCACATTGATTTCAAGCGTCAGTGTCTAGACATGACGGTGGATAAGTTACTGGAACAGTTTGTTCAAAGCAAATACACAGGTTTTGAGAAACCAG ATATAATCGAGTACGAAGAAGTCATGACAAATTTAGGGGACATGACCACTCATTCTCAATCAGAGGGTAATGTTGAGACACCTAAGGAAACATCAAAAGGAGCCAATGGAGAAACAGGAGTCGCTG GGTTCCTTCGCAGCAGGAGAGAAAAGCGGAAGGGAAAGAAagcgaaaaagaagaaggatgTCGTGGAGACGAGCAGCAACAAAGAAGAAAA GGACGACAAGGAGGACAGCAGAAAATCCGAGACGCCGACACCGGAAGTCGACGAGGATGGTTTCTGCATCAGACCAAAATCAGACCCGTGGGAGAACGAGAAGGGATTCTACTCCAGCTCGGACACCGACTCCGAGGatgagagggagaggaagatcAGGGTGGAAATTAAACCGCTTAGCAATGGCGGTGCACCTATGAGCGCCAGCGTCGACGAGCTGAGGGCAACTGTGGAAAATTTATCGTTGTCGCCTGCGCCGACG GGacgtagaggatcgaataccGACTCAGATCACCATATGAAAAGGTCTCAGTCAGTGTCACAACAATTAGGAGGTAAGCCAAGCTCAGATTTACTTGGCCTAAACTTGTTCAATCCCAGCAGTACGCCATCGAGCGCCTCGACGCCGACCGGCAGTCATCCGTACGCGCCATTGCAAAGCCCTCCGCCACTGTCTTCGTCGCCGACGCCTCAACCGCAGCCGCCGCAATCCGCACCACCCACACACCCTCACTCACGGTTCCCCG ATGGCGACCTGTTCTCGGAAGTGGGAGACATCACTCCGGCCTTACCTCCCAAGCAATCCGCTTCTTCCACTCCGACAGGATCTATTATCATTCCCAGACCGCCGTCCCGAAGAGGGGAGGGTCCTTCTCCTCGGGGTAGGATGTCGCCGGCGACGATATCCAGAGCGGACAGCGTGGCCAGCTTGGAGTTTCGCACAGCCGGCGTCGGAGTCGGCTCCTCGAGGGGACCCTCCCCATTGACAATCGGATTAGCGGATACCATTCCTCTGGCGGTGGCCTTTCACGAGATCGTACACTCTTACTTTCGGGGTACCGACGAGACCCGATGTCAGGTGAAGCTTAGCGGCGACATGATGCTCTCGTTTCCCGCCGGCATCGTCACCGTGCTGGCGAACAATCCCAGCCCCGCGAAGCTCACCTTTCGCGTGAGGAACAGTAACAGattggaaaaattgtttcctaACATACAGCTGGTCAGCAT GGACGCCACGCAGACGACCGTTGACAGTACAATTTTCGAATTCAACATGAGTGCCTTAACTACATTGTTACGTAAACAGGCTGAACAAAATCCCTCGGCTTCTTATTTTAACGTCGACATACTCAAATATCAAATCAAATGCAAGGAAGGCGCGGGCTCATGTCCTTTCCAGTTGGTAGCGTACTGGAAGTGCGAAGCAACTCACACGGATCTCAAG ATCGATTACAAATACAACAGCCGTGCTATGGCCTCGCCGAGTCCCCTGCTGAACCTCCACGTTGCAGCGCCCATAGACGGAGATTTCAAGTCCTTGAACAGCAAGCCCCAAGCTCAATGGCTGCCAGAGACGAACAGAGTGCTGTGGAAGTTCACGGAACTGTCCCAGTACAGCGAGGGTCACGGCGTGGGCTCCTTGAAGGCGAGAGTCGAACTCGAAGACGGTCCGGGGAACCAGGGAACGATATTCACTCAGTTCAATTGCGAAGGGACCACATTGTCCGGCGTCGAGTTCGAACTTCTGGGCCCGGGCTATAGATTAAGTTTAGTCAAGCGCAGATTCGTTTCCG GGAAGTACATATGCGATGGAGATTCCGACCCAAGAACCAGATACGCCGCGCCCCCATCGAACGTAGATTGA
- the LOC143362589 gene encoding F-BAR domain only protein 2 isoform X7, which produces MKHGVVASKELADFLKERSAIEENNYKLLTKVAKQVGSTGNTQGTFAPVWAALRGAAEKLACLHLQMAQKVTELIKDVSKYADELHKKHKAVKEEESSTLEVVQSIQSITVTLQKAKDMRMQKGLELEKLKKDNASQKELEKAEIKFKKAQDDYKTLVDKYMAIRNDFQTKMTQACRRFQDVEETHLKHMKEFLNIYADVLQTNHEQVGQVHIDFKRQCLDMTVDKLLEQFVQSKYTGFEKPDIIEYEEVMTNLGDMTTHSQSEGNVETPKETSKGANGETGVAGFLRSRREKRKGKKAKKKKDVVETSSNKEEKSDLDDKEDSRKSETPTPEVDEDGFCIRPKSDPWENEKGFYSSSDTDSEDERERKIRVEIKPLSNGGAPMSASVDELRATVENLSLSPAPTGRRGSNTDSDHHMKRSQSVSQQLGGKPSSDLLGLNLFNPSSTPSSASTPTGSHPYAPLQSPPPLSSSPTPQPQPPQSAPPTHPHSRFPDGDLFSEVGDITPALPPKQSASSTPTGSIIIPRPPSRRGEGPSPRGRMSPATISRADSVASLEFRTAGVGVGSSRGPSPLTIGLADTIPLAVAFHEIVHSYFRGTDETRCQVKLSGDMMLSFPAGIVTVLANNPSPAKLTFRVRNSNRLEKLFPNIQLVSMDATQTTVDSTIFEFNMSALTTLLRKQAEQNPSASYFNVDILKYQIKCKEGAGSCPFQLVAYWKCEATHTDLKIDYKYNSRAMASPSPLLNLHVAAPIDGDFKSLNSKPQAQWLPETNRVLWKFTELSQYSEGHGVGSLKARVELEDGPGNQGTIFTQFNCEGTTLSGVEFELLGPGYRLSLVKRRFVSGKYICDGDSDPRTRYAAPPSNVD; this is translated from the exons ATGAAGCATGGTGTAGTCGCGAGTAAAGAGTTGgctgattttttaaaagagcGATCAGCCATAGAAGAAAACAATTACAAGCTTCTGACTAAGGTAGCCAAGCAAGTTGGCAGTACTGGTAACACCCAAGGAACATTCGCACCCGTTTGGGCTGCTCTGAGGGGTGCGGCAGAAAAACTTGCATGCCTGCACCTGCAGATGGCCCAGAAGGTCACGGAACTGATAAAGGATGTATCAAAATATGCAGATGAATTACACAAAAAGCACAAGGCT GTAAAAGAGGAGGAGTCATCTACCTTGGAAGTTGTGCAAAGTATACAAAGCATTACAGTGACCTTGCAGAAAGCAAAAGACATGCGTATGCAGAAGGGTCTAGAAttggaaaaattaaagaaaGATAATGCCAGTCAGAAAGAATTGGAGAAAGCAGAGATCAAGTTCAAAAAAGCACAGGATGATTATAAAACATTGGTAGACAAATATATGGCTATCAGGAACGATTTTCAGACCAAAATGACTCAAGCTTGCAGG AGATTCCAGGATGTGGAGGAAACGCATCTAAAACATATGAAGGAGTTTTTAAATATCTATGCAGATGTCCTGCAGACAAATCACGAACAAGTTGGTCAAGTCCACATTGATTTCAAGCGTCAGTGTCTAGACATGACGGTGGATAAGTTACTGGAACAGTTTGTTCAAAGCAAATACACAGGTTTTGAGAAACCAG ATATAATCGAGTACGAAGAAGTCATGACAAATTTAGGGGACATGACCACTCATTCTCAATCAGAGGGTAATGTTGAGACACCTAAGGAAACATCAAAAGGAGCCAATGGAGAAACAGGAGTCGCTG GGTTCCTTCGCAGCAGGAGAGAAAAGCGGAAGGGAAAGAAagcgaaaaagaagaaggatgTCGTGGAGACGAGCAGCAACAAAGAAGAAAAGTCTGACCT GGACGACAAGGAGGACAGCAGAAAATCCGAGACGCCGACACCGGAAGTCGACGAGGATGGTTTCTGCATCAGACCAAAATCAGACCCGTGGGAGAACGAGAAGGGATTCTACTCCAGCTCGGACACCGACTCCGAGGatgagagggagaggaagatcAGGGTGGAAATTAAACCGCTTAGCAATGGCGGTGCACCTATGAGCGCCAGCGTCGACGAGCTGAGGGCAACTGTGGAAAATTTATCGTTGTCGCCTGCGCCGACG GGacgtagaggatcgaataccGACTCAGATCACCATATGAAAAGGTCTCAGTCAGTGTCACAACAATTAGGAGGTAAGCCAAGCTCAGATTTACTTGGCCTAAACTTGTTCAATCCCAGCAGTACGCCATCGAGCGCCTCGACGCCGACCGGCAGTCATCCGTACGCGCCATTGCAAAGCCCTCCGCCACTGTCTTCGTCGCCGACGCCTCAACCGCAGCCGCCGCAATCCGCACCACCCACACACCCTCACTCACGGTTCCCCG ATGGCGACCTGTTCTCGGAAGTGGGAGACATCACTCCGGCCTTACCTCCCAAGCAATCCGCTTCTTCCACTCCGACAGGATCTATTATCATTCCCAGACCGCCGTCCCGAAGAGGGGAGGGTCCTTCTCCTCGGGGTAGGATGTCGCCGGCGACGATATCCAGAGCGGACAGCGTGGCCAGCTTGGAGTTTCGCACAGCCGGCGTCGGAGTCGGCTCCTCGAGGGGACCCTCCCCATTGACAATCGGATTAGCGGATACCATTCCTCTGGCGGTGGCCTTTCACGAGATCGTACACTCTTACTTTCGGGGTACCGACGAGACCCGATGTCAGGTGAAGCTTAGCGGCGACATGATGCTCTCGTTTCCCGCCGGCATCGTCACCGTGCTGGCGAACAATCCCAGCCCCGCGAAGCTCACCTTTCGCGTGAGGAACAGTAACAGattggaaaaattgtttcctaACATACAGCTGGTCAGCAT GGACGCCACGCAGACGACCGTTGACAGTACAATTTTCGAATTCAACATGAGTGCCTTAACTACATTGTTACGTAAACAGGCTGAACAAAATCCCTCGGCTTCTTATTTTAACGTCGACATACTCAAATATCAAATCAAATGCAAGGAAGGCGCGGGCTCATGTCCTTTCCAGTTGGTAGCGTACTGGAAGTGCGAAGCAACTCACACGGATCTCAAG ATCGATTACAAATACAACAGCCGTGCTATGGCCTCGCCGAGTCCCCTGCTGAACCTCCACGTTGCAGCGCCCATAGACGGAGATTTCAAGTCCTTGAACAGCAAGCCCCAAGCTCAATGGCTGCCAGAGACGAACAGAGTGCTGTGGAAGTTCACGGAACTGTCCCAGTACAGCGAGGGTCACGGCGTGGGCTCCTTGAAGGCGAGAGTCGAACTCGAAGACGGTCCGGGGAACCAGGGAACGATATTCACTCAGTTCAATTGCGAAGGGACCACATTGTCCGGCGTCGAGTTCGAACTTCTGGGCCCGGGCTATAGATTAAGTTTAGTCAAGCGCAGATTCGTTTCCG GGAAGTACATATGCGATGGAGATTCCGACCCAAGAACCAGATACGCCGCGCCCCCATCGAACGTAGATTGA